Proteins encoded in a region of the Polynucleobacter antarcticus genome:
- a CDS encoding VOC family protein, whose translation MKNIIDRVDHLVLTVTDIEVTTQWYEKALGFEREFFKGPEGQPRHALLFGQSKINLQDKDTETPTKARVPTIGSGDFCLIASIPLDDFIAHLNQNQIAIDVGPVSRRGALGPIRSVYLRDPDSNLVEVAEYV comes from the coding sequence ATGAAAAATATCATTGACCGCGTTGATCACCTGGTACTAACAGTGACTGATATTGAGGTAACTACCCAGTGGTATGAAAAAGCCTTAGGATTTGAGCGCGAGTTTTTTAAAGGACCAGAGGGTCAGCCACGTCATGCTTTACTTTTTGGACAATCCAAAATCAATCTTCAAGACAAAGATACCGAGACTCCAACCAAAGCTAGAGTGCCCACCATTGGCTCGGGTGATTTTTGTTTGATTGCGTCTATTCCCTTAGATGACTTCATTGCGCACCTAAACCAGAATCAGATTGCGATTGATGTTGGCCCTGTTTCTAGGCGAGGTGCCTTAGGCCCGATTCGTTCCGTCTATTTGCGTGATCCAGATAGCAACCTAGTTGAGGTTGCAGAATACGTTTAA
- a CDS encoding P-II family nitrogen regulator, giving the protein MMEVKAVIRPNKLPLLRTALMEIPGFPGMTVTKVEGCSAPNRTSKANIKEELTDYSAKVKIEIVCNDEVAQILMDRIVAICQTTQIGDGVVWCTEVPKAFFIAKN; this is encoded by the coding sequence ATGATGGAAGTCAAGGCGGTAATCCGCCCCAATAAACTGCCGCTATTAAGAACGGCGCTGATGGAAATCCCAGGATTTCCTGGCATGACAGTGACTAAGGTAGAGGGCTGTAGTGCCCCTAATCGCACCAGTAAAGCAAATATTAAAGAAGAGTTAACGGATTACTCTGCGAAGGTGAAGATCGAAATCGTTTGCAATGATGAAGTCGCTCAGATCCTCATGGATCGGATTGTTGCCATTTGTCAGACTACCCAAATAGGCGATGGTGTAGTCTGGTGCACTGAAGTGCCTAAAGCATTTTTTATTGCTAAAAATTAG
- a CDS encoding efflux RND transporter permease subunit encodes MIEKIVRLSLQQRLLVVIICLVLMIAGLLATKRLSVDAFPDVTNVQVQIASEAPGRSPEEVERFVTVPIELAMTGLPGLTEMRSLNRNALSVITLVFTEKTDLYFARQLVTERLIEVSSRMPVGITPVLAPPSTGLGEIYQYTLDHPSDGKRELTVEELQERRTIQDWVVRPMLRSISGVAEINTQGGYAREYQVLVNPERLRHYQLSLRDVYEALARNNANSGGGQLPSYAERYLIRGVGLITKPEDIGKIILKEVKGIPVYVRNVAEVTISNEIRQGAAIKNGYTESVAGIIQMIRGGNAREVVNRIKLKVEEINEGKLLPDGLQIVPFYDRTDLVNAAMFNVAKVLVEGVILVIILLFLFLGDVRSSLIVVATLILTPLLTFLVMNRYGISANLMSLGGLAIAIGIMVDGSVVVVENTFAKLGQKLKSGESKSRIILEAATEVGKPVLFGVGIIILVFMPLLSLEGMEGKMFAPMAITIAIALTISLILSFTLSPVLCSYILKGGSEDDTKMVARLRAPYERWLHWSLANPKLVVKRSLIALAVSIVGFVLLGKAFIPVMQEGSITPVIVRAPNISLDESIKLEFEAIKRIMTIPDVQMAVSRLGKGESPADPGQPNESDPIVTLKPLGDRKLSQEEIAQEIRDKLKTLPGIELSISQPIAARVDEMVSGVRSQVAIKIFGDDMVTLQKIGAQISQILVKMKGSNDLRIEQASGQNYLNIIINRDAIARYGINVSDVNEVIETAIGGKQASIVYEGERRFPLMLRYPATYRDKVDAIENIILHSPEGAQVLMRDLAEITLVDGPAQISRESGKRRLVVGVNVEGRDLGGFVSEAQSLIAKNVELPQGYTLQWGGQFENMERAMARLMVIIPLTILAIYFLLFMLFKSLRLAALIILVLPFSSIGGVFGLFLAGEYLSVPAAVGFINLWGIAVLNGVVLISFIKQLREDGYTMEDALLHGCGHRFRPVMMTASVAMLALVPMLFSGGPGSEVTRPLAAVVIAGLVTSTALTLLVLPVLYRWFEDKEVEA; translated from the coding sequence ATGATTGAGAAAATTGTCCGGCTCTCGCTGCAGCAGCGACTACTAGTAGTCATCATTTGTCTTGTACTCATGATTGCTGGCCTCTTGGCAACCAAGCGCCTTTCCGTCGATGCTTTTCCTGATGTGACGAACGTGCAAGTGCAAATAGCTTCGGAAGCGCCTGGGCGATCTCCGGAAGAGGTTGAACGGTTTGTGACGGTACCTATTGAGTTAGCAATGACAGGGTTGCCTGGCTTAACTGAAATGCGCTCACTCAATCGCAATGCGCTTTCTGTGATTACCTTAGTTTTTACTGAAAAAACAGATCTTTACTTTGCTAGGCAATTGGTTACCGAGCGTTTAATTGAAGTGTCCTCCAGAATGCCGGTAGGTATTACTCCGGTCTTAGCCCCGCCATCGACAGGTTTAGGGGAGATCTATCAGTACACCCTAGACCATCCCTCGGATGGTAAGCGGGAGCTGACGGTTGAGGAGCTGCAAGAGCGTCGCACCATTCAGGACTGGGTCGTGCGTCCGATGTTGCGCTCCATTTCTGGAGTGGCTGAGATTAATACGCAAGGTGGCTATGCTCGTGAGTATCAAGTATTAGTTAACCCAGAGAGACTGCGACACTACCAACTCAGCTTACGTGATGTGTACGAAGCTCTCGCTAGAAATAATGCTAACTCCGGTGGTGGACAGCTTCCCTCCTATGCAGAGCGTTACCTGATTCGCGGAGTGGGTTTAATTACCAAGCCCGAAGATATTGGAAAAATTATTCTGAAAGAAGTTAAGGGTATCCCGGTCTACGTCAGAAACGTAGCCGAAGTGACTATTAGTAATGAAATTCGGCAGGGCGCTGCTATTAAAAATGGCTATACCGAAAGTGTTGCCGGCATTATTCAGATGATCCGCGGCGGTAATGCACGCGAGGTAGTTAATCGCATCAAGCTAAAGGTAGAAGAGATTAACGAAGGCAAGCTTTTGCCAGATGGCTTACAGATTGTGCCGTTTTACGATCGTACTGATTTGGTCAATGCAGCCATGTTTAACGTTGCCAAGGTCTTGGTTGAAGGCGTGATTCTGGTCATCATCTTGCTCTTTCTATTTTTAGGGGATGTGCGCTCCTCCCTAATCGTGGTAGCTACTTTAATCTTGACGCCACTACTCACCTTTTTAGTGATGAACCGATATGGCATTTCCGCTAACTTGATGTCTTTAGGGGGTCTGGCGATCGCGATCGGCATTATGGTCGATGGCTCCGTCGTTGTAGTAGAAAATACCTTCGCGAAGTTGGGTCAAAAACTCAAATCTGGTGAATCGAAGAGCCGTATCATTTTAGAAGCGGCTACTGAAGTCGGTAAGCCAGTCCTCTTTGGTGTGGGCATCATCATTTTGGTATTTATGCCGCTCTTATCGCTAGAGGGTATGGAGGGCAAAATGTTTGCGCCGATGGCGATCACGATTGCCATTGCCTTAACGATTTCTTTGATCCTATCCTTTACCTTGTCTCCGGTTTTATGCTCCTACATTCTTAAGGGCGGTAGCGAAGATGATACAAAGATGGTTGCCCGTTTGCGTGCTCCGTATGAGCGTTGGTTGCACTGGAGTTTAGCGAACCCTAAGTTAGTAGTGAAGCGATCTTTAATAGCTTTGGCAGTGAGTATCGTGGGCTTTGTACTCCTCGGTAAAGCATTTATACCGGTGATGCAAGAAGGCTCTATTACGCCTGTGATTGTGCGGGCGCCGAACATTTCTTTAGATGAGTCTATTAAATTAGAGTTTGAAGCCATCAAGCGCATCATGACCATACCCGATGTGCAGATGGCAGTATCCCGCTTGGGTAAGGGCGAATCCCCTGCGGATCCTGGTCAGCCTAATGAATCCGATCCCATCGTGACACTCAAGCCCTTAGGGGATCGCAAGCTGAGTCAGGAAGAGATTGCCCAAGAGATTCGGGATAAGCTCAAAACACTCCCAGGTATCGAGTTATCGATTTCACAACCGATTGCAGCGCGCGTAGATGAAATGGTTTCTGGGGTGCGCTCACAAGTGGCGATTAAGATCTTTGGCGATGACATGGTAACTTTACAAAAGATCGGCGCTCAAATCAGTCAGATTCTGGTCAAGATGAAGGGCAGCAATGACTTGCGGATTGAGCAGGCCTCTGGCCAGAATTACCTCAACATCATTATTAATCGAGATGCGATCGCCCGTTACGGAATTAATGTTTCTGATGTCAATGAGGTGATTGAGACCGCGATTGGGGGCAAACAAGCGAGCATCGTCTATGAAGGGGAGAGACGCTTTCCACTGATGCTGCGCTATCCCGCAACCTACAGAGATAAAGTAGATGCGATTGAAAATATCATCTTGCATTCTCCCGAGGGTGCGCAAGTTTTGATGCGTGATTTAGCGGAGATTACATTAGTGGACGGCCCCGCACAGATTTCACGTGAATCTGGCAAACGACGTTTAGTGGTTGGTGTCAACGTAGAAGGCCGAGATTTAGGTGGTTTTGTATCGGAGGCACAGTCATTGATTGCTAAGAATGTCGAATTACCTCAGGGCTATACCCTGCAGTGGGGCGGTCAGTTTGAAAATATGGAGCGTGCAATGGCCCGCCTGATGGTCATTATTCCCCTCACAATCTTGGCAATCTACTTCTTACTCTTTATGCTGTTTAAGTCTTTAAGGTTAGCTGCCTTGATTATTTTGGTGCTCCCTTTTTCATCAATTGGTGGGGTATTCGGGCTATTCCTTGCTGGGGAGTATTTGTCCGTACCCGCAGCAGTCGGATTTATTAACCTCTGGGGTATTGCCGTACTCAATGGCGTGGTGCTGATCTCCTTCATTAAGCAATTGCGTGAGGATGGTTACACCATGGAAGATGCCTTACTGCATGGTTGTGGACATCGCTTTAGACCGGTGATGATGACTGCCTCTGTGGCAATGCTGGCCTTGGTACCCATGCTATTTTCTGGCGGCCCGGGGTCTGAGGTCACGCGCCCCCTTGCAGCGGTAGTGATTGCTGGCCTCGTGACTTCAACTGCGTTAACATTATTAGTACTCCCTGTCCTATACAGATGGTTTGAAGATAAAGAGGTGGAAGCATGA
- a CDS encoding efflux RND transporter periplasmic adaptor subunit, with protein MKKELISRLEIAKGWYAPYLAKAQVYVKEWVASTISAQNHLYTQTHEWFTAHVPVIARQYDRSPAWTQKSLFYLPWFCLFLIILNYFNVFDPRPTIKSVQDPNTVLVNADLRNMITNGRAQVASFSEELRASGRVDFNEQFLARIGANVTGRVSEILAIPGQMVKKGDILAKITSTELTQSQLSFLKAKSGSLLADQAANRARILYKEDVIALAELQRREAEANSSKAEYLASNDQLRVQGMDQASIDRLAKSGLIESTNNVIASIPGEIVERKINKGQVVQPAEALFTVADLGSLWAISEIPESNAYLIRKGQKVTLVIPALKNAEVEGLVAHVDSIVNPQTRTVVVRMEVPNKEGQIKPGMLATMLIESQPTERLLVPVSAVIREDNLDHVFVREDEDRYRMVGVKLGPEGKGYRPVISGLSDGQEIAVNGAFHLNTERKRQLTAN; from the coding sequence TGCTCAAAATCATTTGTACACCCAGACGCATGAGTGGTTTACTGCGCATGTCCCTGTGATTGCTCGGCAATATGACCGTAGCCCTGCGTGGACTCAAAAAAGTCTGTTTTACCTGCCATGGTTTTGCCTGTTTCTGATTATCTTGAACTACTTCAATGTATTTGATCCTCGTCCAACTATTAAGTCAGTACAAGACCCCAATACCGTTTTAGTCAATGCAGATTTGCGTAATATGATTACGAACGGTCGTGCACAAGTAGCCTCGTTTTCTGAGGAGCTACGGGCATCAGGACGGGTTGATTTCAATGAACAATTTTTAGCGCGGATTGGTGCCAATGTCACAGGGCGCGTATCTGAGATCTTGGCCATTCCTGGGCAAATGGTAAAAAAAGGCGATATTTTAGCGAAGATTACTTCGACAGAGTTGACCCAATCACAACTCTCTTTCTTGAAAGCCAAGAGTGGCAGTCTACTGGCAGATCAAGCTGCTAACCGCGCCAGAATTCTGTATAAAGAAGACGTGATTGCGCTGGCGGAATTGCAAAGACGGGAAGCTGAAGCGAATAGTTCCAAAGCTGAGTACCTTGCGAGTAATGATCAATTGCGCGTGCAAGGAATGGATCAGGCCAGTATTGACCGCCTCGCAAAATCGGGCTTGATTGAATCTACGAATAACGTGATTGCCTCTATTCCTGGGGAAATTGTCGAAAGAAAAATTAATAAAGGCCAGGTAGTTCAGCCTGCTGAGGCACTGTTTACGGTTGCTGACCTGGGTTCTTTGTGGGCAATTTCAGAAATTCCGGAGAGTAATGCTTATCTGATTCGTAAGGGTCAGAAAGTAACTTTAGTCATTCCTGCTTTAAAAAATGCAGAAGTAGAAGGTCTGGTAGCGCACGTTGATTCGATCGTGAATCCCCAGACCCGTACGGTTGTTGTCAGAATGGAAGTGCCTAATAAAGAAGGGCAAATTAAACCTGGTATGTTAGCGACCATGCTGATTGAAAGTCAGCCCACGGAGAGATTATTGGTACCTGTGAGTGCAGTCATTCGTGAGGACAATCTGGATCACGTCTTTGTGCGTGAGGATGAAGATAGGTATCGTATGGTGGGCGTCAAACTCGGTCCAGAGGGTAAGGGCTATCGTCCTGTGATATCAGGGCTCAGCGATGGGCAAGAGATTGCCGTGAATGGCGCCTTTCATCTGAACACTGAACGTAAACGCCAACTTACCGCTAATTAA